Proteins encoded by one window of Pseudonocardia alni:
- the aroQ gene encoding type II 3-dehydroquinate dehydratase, with protein sequence MAGVTTVFVFNGPNLNLLGTRKPEVYGTTVLTDVEALCRESAAAHHLELDFRQTNHEGVLVDWIHEAGAAVKRADAVGLVLNAAAYTHTSVALHDAIEGAELPTVEVHISNVHGRETFRHHSFVSPVAAGIVVGFGVDGYALAIDGLVRKVRPLRAV encoded by the coding sequence ATCGCGGGCGTGACCACCGTCTTCGTGTTCAACGGCCCGAACCTCAACCTGCTCGGGACCCGCAAGCCGGAGGTGTACGGGACGACCGTGCTCACCGACGTCGAGGCGCTGTGCCGGGAGTCGGCCGCCGCGCACCACCTCGAGCTGGACTTCCGCCAGACCAACCACGAGGGCGTCCTCGTCGACTGGATCCACGAGGCCGGCGCCGCGGTGAAGCGCGCCGACGCGGTCGGCCTGGTCCTCAACGCCGCCGCCTACACCCACACCTCGGTCGCGCTGCACGACGCGATCGAGGGCGCCGAGCTCCCCACGGTCGAGGTGCACATCTCCAACGTGCACGGCCGCGAGACCTTCCGGCACCACTCGTTCGTCTCGCCGGTGGCGGCCGGGATCGTCGTCGGATTCGGCGTCGACGGCTACGCGCTCGCCATCGACGGGCTGGTCCGCAAGGTGCGCCCGCTGCGCGCCGTCTGA